The DNA region GCAAGAAAGAGTATGGAAGAAAGGAAAATATGGAAAAGAGCAGGGCATAGTATAGTTTTGAAAGGTGTTTAATTGTTAAATACTCACTGAGGTTTATGCCAAAAAGAAAAAAGTTAGCCCTTCATTTGAAAATCTTTAATAGATCAAAATACGTCAGAATTCGACTAAAATTTACATTTCTAGCAATTGTTACAAATGTCATGAAGGGGAAAAAGAAAATTAAATTCTGTTTGTAACAAGTGGACACTAATATATCTTAGTTTATGGCCACATCAAGTGCTATATTAACATCACTACAGGAGTCATCACCAATACATTCCATTCCATTGGTTGTTGAAAGTTACATGGAATGGGGAGCACTTGATTTCAGGCGTTGCAACCATGCAATCTTAACACTTGGTTTCTTCAATTGAAGGAAAACTTCTCTGTATTCTGTTTTTAAGAATACATCCAAGGCAAACAAATACAGGTCACTTCCTTGTTCTATCTCCTCCGTCTGGTCAAGACATTCGATGCATTCACCAATGCTGTAGGTAAGAAGATCTTTCGGAACATTCCTTGATTCAAAGAGACGATGAGTACATGCCTCATTCATTCTCGGAGGTTCTGTGACCGTTGCAGCATTTTTTGATTCCATAGCATCATTGAGATGCTCGGTTTCTGGCTGTCGACTGCCTGGCTCCTTCATCTGTACAAGAGAAGAGCCAGATTTATCGTTATGCCTCCTACGCTGAATTGGAGGTTCTGTGGCAGTTGCAGCATTTCTTGAATCCATAGCATCATTGAGATGCTCGGTTTCTGGGTGTCGACTGCATGGCTCCTTCATCTGTACATGAGAAGAGCCAGAATTATCGTTATGCCTCCTACGCTGAATTGGAGGTTCCCAATCTCCAGAACTTATTGTTCCAGTATATATGATTTCCAAGTCCTCGGTGTGCTCCAGTTTCTTATGCCGAAATTGAGCAGCATCTGGGTTTGCCTGCACCATTATCAACTTATCTAGCTTAAATTCGAGGGAAATAGTTGAGTCAGTAGGTTACTTAAAAAATTAAACAAATCGGATGGTT from Rutidosis leptorrhynchoides isolate AG116_Rl617_1_P2 unplaced genomic scaffold, CSIRO_AGI_Rlap_v1 contig571, whole genome shotgun sequence includes:
- the LOC139884577 gene encoding LOW QUALITY PROTEIN: L10-interacting MYB domain-containing protein-like (The sequence of the model RefSeq protein was modified relative to this genomic sequence to represent the inferred CDS: inserted 1 base in 1 codon) translates to SLSSTPPDQTLKITWTPGFHKLFIDLCMEQTLKGNKPGTHFNXGWRNIVESFNENSGLIVTRKQIKNHWDVTKEQWKIWYKLTSTSSMKWDPVTNELGASEGDWRIYIQANPDAAQFRHKKLEHTEDLEIIYTGTISSGDWEPPIQRRRHNDNSGSSHVQMKEPCSRHPETEHLNDAMDSRNAATATEPPIQRRRHNDKSGSSLVQMKEPGSRQPETEHLNDAMESKNAATVTEPPRMNEACTHRLFESRNVPKDLLTYSIGECIECLDQTEEIEQGSDLYLFALDVFLKTEYREVFLQLKKPSVKIAWLQRLKSSAPHSM